A genomic window from Candidatus Denitrolinea symbiosum includes:
- a CDS encoding diguanylate-cyclase (DGC) yields MLKEGEISGREREELLFLLSDLLSALGKADLPESEGGLFLASNPGYCRVLLSLLKQQTAELDTLRKLSASLTANLDMSAVLNAITQEAMRLALDARAVHIFLYRNETLIFGAGLQPNGRTDAIAIPRQNGLTYAVARKGQTIIVENMRDHPLYRDAPPEWEGSIIGIPLKMRNRVVGVMNLSRSTTGGFSAAEVRLLALLSDQAAVAISNASLHQQVSRKAYTDTVTGLPNRRALDERLENEVTQADRTGQSFAVVMMDLDGFKSVNDTYGHALGDHTLRAFSKYIAQGVRSTDFLARYGGDELTLIMSQTALPAAMLVAEKIREKAGDFFFLAPNRSRITLGLSGGVAVYPTHGRGASELLRAADEALYRAKRHSRGQFLLAKDAPGSSSMPAQP; encoded by the coding sequence TTGTTGAAGGAAGGGGAAATCAGCGGGCGCGAGCGCGAAGAATTGCTGTTTCTGCTCAGCGACCTGCTCAGCGCTCTCGGCAAAGCCGACCTGCCCGAAAGCGAGGGCGGACTTTTTCTCGCGTCCAACCCGGGCTATTGCCGGGTCCTGCTTTCCCTGTTGAAACAACAGACCGCGGAACTGGACACCCTCCGCAAGCTGAGCGCCAGCCTGACCGCCAACCTGGATATGTCCGCCGTGCTAAACGCCATTACGCAAGAGGCCATGCGGCTGGCGCTGGACGCGCGCGCGGTGCATATTTTCCTGTACAGGAACGAGACATTGATCTTCGGCGCCGGCCTGCAGCCCAACGGACGCACCGACGCCATTGCCATACCTCGTCAAAACGGACTGACTTACGCCGTGGCGCGCAAGGGACAGACGATCATTGTGGAAAATATGAGAGACCATCCGCTTTACCGGGACGCCCCCCCAGAGTGGGAAGGTTCCATCATCGGCATCCCGCTCAAGATGAGAAACCGCGTGGTGGGCGTGATGAACCTCTCGCGTTCCACCACCGGGGGGTTTTCGGCTGCGGAAGTCCGCCTGCTCGCGCTGCTCTCGGACCAGGCCGCGGTGGCCATCTCGAACGCCAGCCTGCACCAACAGGTCAGCCGCAAGGCCTACACCGATACCGTGACGGGCCTGCCCAACCGCCGCGCCCTGGATGAGCGGCTGGAAAATGAAGTGACTCAGGCGGACCGCACGGGACAGAGTTTCGCCGTTGTGATGATGGACCTGGACGGATTCAAGTCCGTCAACGACACGTACGGACACGCGCTGGGAGACCACACCCTGCGCGCTTTTTCCAAGTACATCGCTCAAGGGGTACGCTCCACCGACTTCCTGGCGCGTTATGGCGGCGACGAACTGACCCTCATCATGAGTCAGACGGCGCTTCCCGCCGCGATGCTGGTGGCGGAAAAGATCAGGGAAAAAGCGGGCGATTTCTTCTTTCTCGCGCCGAACCGCTCCCGCATCACGCTTGGACTTTCGGGCGGAGTGGCCGTCTATCCCACGCACGGACGCGGCGCGTCCGAACTCCTGCGCGCCGCCGACGAAGCCCTCTATCGCGCCAAACGCCACAGCCGCGGCCAATTCCTGCTGGCAAAAGACGCGCCCGGCTCATCTTCCATGCCCGCCCAGCCATAA
- a CDS encoding short-chain dehydrogenase: protein MTSSLLPATPLQPRKRAVIVGASAGLGAALAKKLAREGFALALLSRRMDRLAELCASLNADGVTRALAYEHDVTNYEEVPSLLRRVIADLGGLDLFVFNAGINLPPGLETMSAADDIQMIAANFSGAVAWLAPVGDLMKEAKSGTIVGISSVAGDRGRIANPGYNASKAGMTTYLEALRNRLTRHGVHVLTIKPGFMATDMLRASAGPKPFTITPERAADDIYAAIRKRKQTVYTHPIWKWIMLAIQHVPSTVFRRLSF from the coding sequence ATGACCTCGTCCCTTTTGCCTGCCACCCCGCTCCAGCCCCGCAAACGCGCCGTCATCGTCGGCGCGTCCGCAGGACTGGGAGCCGCGCTCGCCAAAAAACTCGCCCGCGAGGGATTCGCCCTTGCGCTTCTCTCCCGACGCATGGACCGGCTGGCGGAGCTCTGCGCGTCGCTCAACGCCGACGGCGTGACGCGCGCCCTCGCCTACGAACATGACGTGACCAACTACGAGGAAGTCCCGTCCCTGCTGAGGCGCGTCATCGCGGACCTCGGCGGGCTGGATCTCTTCGTCTTCAACGCGGGGATCAACCTTCCGCCCGGCCTCGAAACAATGTCCGCCGCGGACGACATCCAGATGATCGCCGCCAACTTTTCGGGCGCGGTCGCATGGCTGGCTCCCGTCGGCGACCTGATGAAGGAAGCCAAAAGCGGGACGATCGTGGGCATCTCCTCGGTGGCGGGCGACCGCGGGCGCATCGCCAATCCCGGCTACAACGCCTCCAAAGCGGGGATGACGACCTATCTCGAAGCGCTGCGCAACCGCCTCACGCGTCACGGCGTGCATGTGTTGACCATCAAACCCGGCTTCATGGCGACGGACATGCTGCGCGCCAGCGCGGGTCCCAAACCCTTCACCATCACCCCCGAGCGCGCCGCCGACGACATCTACGCGGCCATCCGCAAGCGCAAGCAGACCGTCTACACCCACCCGATTTGGAAATGGATCATGCTGGCGATTCAACACGTCCCCTCGACGGTGTTTAGACGGCTGAGTTTTTAG
- a CDS encoding carboxypeptidase (penicillin-binding protein), producing MPDMAEIVHRRRERRADLRRQRDSRLRAAGLGLGYVFSIALAVVIFASVFAYADLTRGLPSIDQLPILLNQRDGLLLQPTRVYDRTGEQVVFVFAPSDAARVYIPFASLPKDFVDATLAASDPRFDSHPGYTLSGLDNPDSHPTLAQKLAYDLLLFAEPPSLKRALRERILAAQIAARYGKNQIIEWYVNSANYGNYAFGIESAAELYFDKPATQLTLAESAVLAAAAEAPSLNPIDAPEAASQRARETLLVMQALEMTEDLPAPPPFPHREKRDQGEEAFVNLALTQLSTRFDRQRIERGGLNVVSTLDYDLQKSAACLTQIYVRRLARRPADESDCGAARILPALPQTGLANPSASALVLDPRDGQILALVGETDLQGTSAFLAARNPGSLLTPFIYLTGFARGLGPASLVWDIPRGDIQNPDRAFHGPMRLRLALANDYLAPALDVMDQMGAGNAVAAARSFGLDLAPGADFVRASPPQNLLDLSAAYATFAALGLRNGQKFADAIQPASVLRVESVDGALWLDWSQPESQSVVSPQLAYLMDNALSDASARWPSWGNPNLTETGVPAAFKSGWTGASDAWAVGYTPARLAAVWTGNPPSSAEEETALSPRVPAGLWSALMRAANESLPASSWTPPAGVTQMDVCDPSGLLPTADCPEVVREVFVNGFEPAQGDNLFRGYVVNRETGLLATVFTPPELTERRAYMSVPEEARQWAAAAGIPVAPEAYDAIQPPAPNPNVHIAAPALFAEVSGRVQIVGAAMGSGFQYYRILVGEGLNPHAWRQIGADAETPVVNGLLAEWDTTGLSGLYAIQLAVVYEDERVETAVTLVTVNR from the coding sequence ATGCCCGACATGGCCGAAATCGTCCACCGCCGACGCGAACGCCGCGCGGACCTGCGCCGCCAGCGCGACTCGCGCCTCCGCGCCGCGGGGCTGGGACTGGGATACGTCTTTTCCATCGCGCTGGCGGTCGTCATCTTCGCGTCCGTCTTCGCCTACGCGGACCTGACGCGCGGCCTGCCCTCGATTGACCAGCTTCCCATTCTCCTGAACCAACGGGACGGACTCCTGCTCCAGCCCACGCGCGTCTACGACCGCACGGGCGAGCAGGTCGTCTTCGTCTTTGCCCCGTCCGACGCCGCGCGCGTCTACATCCCGTTCGCGTCCCTGCCCAAAGACTTTGTGGACGCCACCCTCGCCGCCTCGGACCCGCGCTTCGACTCGCATCCCGGCTACACCCTCAGCGGACTCGACAACCCCGATTCGCATCCCACCCTCGCGCAAAAACTGGCCTACGACCTCCTGCTGTTCGCCGAACCGCCCTCGCTCAAACGCGCCCTGCGCGAACGCATCCTCGCCGCGCAGATCGCGGCGCGCTACGGGAAGAACCAGATCATCGAATGGTACGTCAACTCGGCCAACTACGGCAATTACGCCTTCGGGATCGAATCCGCCGCCGAACTCTACTTCGACAAACCAGCCACGCAACTGACCCTGGCCGAATCCGCCGTCCTCGCGGCCGCCGCCGAAGCGCCCAGCCTGAATCCCATCGACGCGCCTGAGGCCGCCTCCCAGCGTGCCCGCGAGACGCTCCTCGTCATGCAGGCGCTCGAAATGACCGAAGACCTGCCCGCGCCCCCGCCCTTCCCGCATCGGGAGAAAAGAGACCAGGGAGAGGAAGCCTTCGTCAATCTGGCGCTGACCCAACTCTCCACGCGCTTCGACCGCCAGCGCATCGAACGCGGCGGGCTGAACGTCGTCTCCACGCTCGATTACGACCTGCAAAAAAGCGCCGCCTGCCTCACGCAAATCTACGTGAGACGCCTCGCGCGCCGACCGGCGGACGAATCCGACTGCGGCGCGGCGCGCATCCTCCCCGCGCTCCCGCAAACCGGCCTCGCGAACCCGTCCGCCAGCGCGCTCGTCCTCGACCCGCGCGACGGGCAGATCCTCGCCCTCGTCGGCGAGACGGATCTGCAGGGGACCTCCGCCTTCCTCGCCGCACGCAACCCCGGCTCCCTCCTCACGCCGTTCATCTACCTGACCGGCTTCGCCCGCGGCCTCGGCCCCGCCTCTCTCGTCTGGGACATCCCACGCGGCGACATCCAAAACCCCGACCGCGCCTTCCACGGCCCCATGCGGCTGCGACTCGCCCTCGCCAACGACTACCTCGCCCCCGCGCTGGACGTGATGGACCAGATGGGCGCGGGCAACGCCGTCGCTGCCGCGCGCTCGTTCGGCCTGGACCTCGCGCCGGGCGCGGACTTCGTCCGCGCTTCCCCGCCCCAAAACCTCCTCGACCTCTCCGCCGCCTACGCGACCTTCGCGGCGCTCGGCCTCCGCAACGGACAGAAATTCGCGGACGCGATCCAGCCCGCCTCCGTCCTGCGCGTCGAAAGCGTGGACGGCGCGCTCTGGCTGGACTGGAGCCAGCCCGAGTCGCAGTCGGTCGTCTCGCCGCAGCTTGCCTACCTGATGGACAACGCCCTCAGCGACGCGTCGGCGCGCTGGCCGAGTTGGGGAAATCCCAACCTCACCGAGACGGGCGTCCCGGCCGCGTTCAAATCCGGCTGGACGGGCGCGTCCGACGCGTGGGCCGTCGGCTACACCCCCGCGCGTCTCGCCGCCGTGTGGACCGGCAACCCGCCATCTTCCGCGGAGGAGGAGACCGCTCTCTCCCCGCGCGTCCCGGCCGGTTTGTGGTCCGCGCTGATGCGGGCCGCGAACGAATCCCTGCCCGCCAGTTCGTGGACTCCGCCGGCAGGCGTCACACAGATGGACGTGTGCGACCCCTCGGGTTTGCTGCCTACGGCAGACTGTCCTGAAGTGGTGCGCGAGGTCTTCGTCAACGGCTTCGAGCCGGCCCAGGGCGACAACCTGTTCCGCGGATATGTCGTCAACCGCGAGACGGGACTGCTGGCGACCGTCTTCACGCCGCCCGAACTGACGGAGCGGCGGGCGTATATGTCCGTCCCGGAGGAGGCGCGGCAATGGGCGGCCGCGGCCGGCATCCCCGTCGCGCCCGAAGCGTACGACGCCATCCAGCCCCCGGCGCCGAATCCCAACGTCCACATCGCGGCGCCCGCGCTGTTCGCGGAAGTGAGCGGACGCGTGCAGATCGTCGGCGCGGCGATGGGAAGCGGATTCCAATATTATCGAATTCTGGTGGGAGAGGGACTTAACCCGCACGCGTGGAGGCAGATCGGCGCCGACGCGGAGACTCCCGTCGTCAACGGCTTGCTCGCGGAGTGGGACACGACCGGGCTGAGCGGCTTATACGCCATCCAGTTGGCGGTGGTCTATGAAGACGAGAGGGTGGAAACGGCTGTGACGCTGGTGACGGTCAACCGCTGA
- a CDS encoding dihydropteroate synthase, with protein MKSLQVADRTFHWGARTYVMGVLNVTPDSFSGDGIIAQGDAVSVAVEQARAFLAAGCDILDVGGESTRPGSQPVDAAAEKGRVIPVIEAILREFPDALISIDTYKAEVAEAALTAGARIVNDVWALRADPRLGEVVSSFQRPVILMHNRSNPASVEVKTRLGSAYVGAEYENLIEDVKRELMDSVDVARRAGIPDERVILDPGIGFGKTVAHNLELIRRLDEIRALGFPVLLGPSRKSFIGYTLDLPPDQRVEGTAAAVAVGITRGADIVRVHDVLSISRVVKMTDAIVRT; from the coding sequence ATGAAATCATTACAAGTCGCCGACCGCACCTTCCACTGGGGCGCGCGCACCTATGTGATGGGCGTCCTCAACGTCACGCCCGATTCGTTTTCGGGCGATGGGATCATCGCGCAAGGGGACGCGGTCTCCGTCGCTGTGGAACAGGCCCGCGCCTTCCTCGCCGCGGGCTGCGACATCCTCGACGTGGGCGGGGAGTCGACGCGCCCGGGCTCCCAGCCCGTGGACGCGGCCGCGGAGAAGGGACGCGTCATCCCCGTCATCGAAGCCATCCTGCGCGAGTTTCCCGACGCGCTCATTTCCATTGACACCTACAAAGCCGAAGTGGCCGAAGCCGCGCTGACCGCGGGCGCGCGCATCGTCAACGACGTATGGGCGCTGCGCGCCGACCCAAGACTCGGCGAAGTGGTTTCCAGTTTTCAGCGCCCGGTGATTCTGATGCACAACCGCAGCAACCCCGCCAGCGTGGAAGTGAAGACGCGGCTCGGCAGCGCCTACGTCGGCGCGGAATACGAAAACCTGATCGAAGACGTGAAGCGCGAACTGATGGACTCGGTGGACGTCGCCCGCCGCGCCGGGATTCCCGACGAGCGCGTCATCCTCGACCCCGGGATCGGATTTGGCAAAACCGTCGCGCACAACCTCGAACTGATCCGCCGCCTCGACGAGATCCGCGCCCTCGGTTTCCCCGTCCTGCTCGGCCCCTCGCGCAAATCCTTCATCGGCTACACCCTCGACCTGCCACCCGACCAGCGCGTGGAAGGGACGGCCGCCGCGGTCGCCGTCGGCATCACGCGCGGCGCGGACATCGTCCGCGTGCACGACGTCCTGTCCATCAGCCGCGTCGTCAAAATGACGGACGCCATCGTAAGAACCTAA
- a CDS encoding diacylglycerol kinase → MPRKVKLILNPMADMGRAWTVANNLRPIVQEFHGDISWSGTVYPTHATELAKQAASEGCDLVIALGGDGTAHEVVNGLMQVPAEKRPILGVVPIGSGNDFAHALGIPKRSDHALAHALKAETVSAIDVGLLTDEDSGRKEYFDNTVGAGFDAVVTIRSHKLPIIKGFLMYLAAVIQTIVFNHVPARIQFQSDSESWEDTVLMTTICNGGREGGGFLISPDSKIDDGILQFLAVKKISRLMMFRLVPEFMKGAHLRFPHIQLGSFKTLRMQSDRPLYIHADGEIFTSFGSNVRNISFEVAPGALRAVKG, encoded by the coding sequence ATGCCCCGCAAAGTCAAACTCATCCTCAACCCCATGGCCGACATGGGACGCGCCTGGACGGTCGCCAACAACCTGCGCCCGATCGTGCAGGAATTTCACGGCGACATCTCCTGGAGCGGGACCGTCTACCCGACCCACGCCACCGAACTGGCAAAGCAGGCCGCGTCCGAAGGCTGCGACCTCGTCATCGCGCTCGGCGGCGACGGAACCGCGCACGAAGTCGTCAACGGCCTCATGCAGGTCCCCGCGGAGAAACGCCCCATTCTCGGCGTCGTCCCCATCGGTTCAGGCAACGACTTCGCCCACGCGCTCGGCATCCCGAAGAGATCGGATCACGCCCTCGCCCACGCGCTCAAAGCCGAAACCGTCTCGGCTATTGACGTCGGCCTGCTCACAGACGAAGACAGCGGGCGGAAGGAATATTTCGACAACACTGTCGGCGCGGGCTTCGACGCGGTCGTCACCATCCGCTCGCACAAACTGCCCATCATCAAGGGCTTCCTGATGTACCTCGCCGCCGTCATCCAGACCATCGTCTTCAACCACGTCCCCGCCAGGATCCAATTCCAAAGCGACAGCGAGTCCTGGGAAGACACCGTGCTGATGACCACCATCTGCAACGGCGGGCGCGAGGGCGGCGGCTTCCTCATCTCGCCCGATTCGAAAATTGACGACGGCATCCTCCAATTCCTCGCCGTCAAAAAAATCTCCCGCCTTATGATGTTCCGCCTCGTGCCGGAGTTCATGAAAGGCGCTCACCTGCGCTTCCCGCACATCCAACTCGGCTCCTTCAAAACGCTCCGCATGCAATCCGACCGTCCGCTCTACATCCACGCCGACGGCGAGATCTTCACCTCCTTCGGCTCGAATGTGCGGAACATTTCGTTCGAGGTAGCGCCGGGCGCGTTGCGAGCCGTCAAAGGTTGA
- a CDS encoding 2-(1,2-epoxy-1,2-dihydrophenyl)acetyl-CoA isomerase: MTTLLSTLQAGVRTLTFNRPERANALDFDLIQSLRRALDEAERDPATRVLVLTGAGTAFGAGQDIAEMRAGAGKVSYRQHLQQTYNPLVLKIRQIEKPVIAAVNGMCAGASLGIALACDLRVAAAEAKFVVGFGGIGLVPDSGVSLFLPALIGLGRAAEFYFSNQPIDAQTALQWGLVNRVIPSDLTGAAQNIAAMLALGPVGAYGKTKLAFNKAMYPHLEEVLATEADLQEDAGKTKEHQEGVNAFLEKRIPNFR; encoded by the coding sequence ATGACGACGCTTCTTTCCACGCTTCAAGCGGGCGTCCGCACCCTGACCTTTAACCGCCCCGAACGCGCCAACGCCCTCGACTTCGACCTGATCCAGTCTCTGCGACGCGCGCTGGACGAAGCCGAACGCGACCCCGCGACGCGCGTCCTCGTCCTCACCGGCGCGGGGACGGCCTTTGGCGCGGGACAGGACATCGCCGAAATGCGCGCGGGCGCGGGGAAGGTCTCTTACCGCCAGCATCTCCAGCAGACGTACAACCCGCTCGTCCTGAAGATCCGCCAGATCGAAAAGCCGGTCATCGCCGCGGTGAACGGGATGTGCGCGGGCGCCAGTCTCGGAATCGCGCTGGCCTGCGACCTGCGCGTCGCCGCGGCGGAAGCGAAATTCGTCGTCGGCTTCGGCGGCATCGGGCTGGTCCCCGACAGCGGCGTCTCGCTCTTCCTGCCCGCGCTCATCGGCCTCGGCCGCGCGGCGGAATTCTATTTCAGCAACCAGCCCATCGACGCGCAGACCGCGCTCCAGTGGGGATTGGTGAACCGCGTGATCCCGTCCGATTTGACGGGCGCGGCGCAAAACATCGCCGCCATGCTGGCGCTGGGACCCGTCGGCGCGTACGGGAAGACCAAACTGGCTTTCAACAAAGCCATGTACCCGCATCTCGAAGAAGTCCTTGCAACGGAAGCGGACTTACAGGAGGACGCGGGAAAGACCAAAGAACACCAGGAAGGCGTGAACGCGTTTTTGGAAAAACGGATTCCGAATTTCAGATAA
- a CDS encoding Asp-tRNA(Asn)/Glu-tRNA(Gln) amidotransferase GatCAB subunit B, with the protein MPHEPVIGLEVHAELAAQSKMFCACAVVDNTVAPPNSAVCPVCAGMPGALPVVNQMAVEMGLRAALALGCAVNPVSVFARKNYFYPDLPKGYQISQYEQPLAEHGRLVVQTRAGERTVRIRRVHLEEDTGKLTHTEGGSLLDLNRAGVPLLEIVSEPDMRSAEEAVAYGEALRHILRYLEVNSGDMEKGVIRFEANVSVRLAGAEELGTRTEVKNLNSFRALERAIEFEIDRQSRILDSGGTVEQETLGWDEARERTYSQRSKEDAHDYRYFPEPDLPPLKVDAAWLERVRAELPELPRAKMERFVASYKLPVKDAARLAEEKSVADYFEATVSRLPASVPPKTAANWMLGDLFGLMKTREETADRLKVRPEALAELVSLVAGGEINQTTGRGVLAEMSESGKSAAEIVAAKGLKQVSDAGFIAAIVRQTLEECPDEAASYRSGKEAVLNFLFGQVMKKAAGKANPQAARAELERQLKA; encoded by the coding sequence ATGCCCCACGAACCCGTCATCGGACTCGAAGTCCACGCTGAGTTAGCCGCCCAATCGAAGATGTTCTGCGCCTGCGCGGTAGTGGACAACACCGTCGCGCCGCCGAACAGCGCGGTCTGTCCCGTCTGCGCGGGGATGCCGGGAGCGCTTCCCGTCGTCAACCAGATGGCGGTGGAGATGGGACTCCGCGCGGCGCTGGCGCTGGGCTGCGCGGTCAACCCCGTCAGCGTGTTCGCGCGCAAGAATTATTTTTATCCCGACCTGCCCAAAGGCTACCAGATCTCGCAGTACGAACAGCCGCTTGCCGAGCATGGACGACTCGTCGTCCAGACCCGCGCGGGCGAGCGGACGGTGCGCATCCGCCGCGTGCATTTGGAGGAGGACACGGGCAAGTTGACTCACACGGAGGGCGGCTCGCTGCTCGACCTCAACCGCGCCGGCGTGCCGCTGCTGGAGATCGTCAGCGAACCCGACATGCGCTCTGCCGAGGAAGCGGTGGCTTATGGCGAGGCGCTGCGTCACATTTTGCGCTATCTCGAAGTCAACAGCGGGGACATGGAGAAGGGCGTCATCCGTTTCGAGGCGAATGTGTCGGTGCGATTGGCCGGCGCGGAAGAACTTGGCACGCGCACCGAAGTGAAGAATCTCAACTCGTTCCGCGCCCTGGAACGCGCCATTGAGTTCGAGATCGACCGTCAGAGCAGGATTCTGGATTCGGGCGGGACGGTGGAGCAGGAGACGCTCGGCTGGGATGAGGCCCGCGAGCGGACGTATTCCCAGCGCAGCAAGGAAGACGCGCACGACTACCGCTACTTCCCCGAACCCGACCTGCCTCCGCTCAAAGTGGACGCGGCCTGGCTGGAGCGCGTCCGCGCGGAATTGCCCGAGCTGCCGCGCGCAAAGATGGAGAGATTCGTCGCAAGTTACAAATTGCCCGTCAAAGACGCGGCGCGGCTGGCGGAGGAGAAGTCGGTCGCCGATTATTTCGAGGCGACAGTCTCCCGCCTCCCGGCCTCCGTCCCGCCGAAGACGGCCGCGAACTGGATGCTCGGCGACCTGTTCGGGCTGATGAAAACGCGCGAGGAAACCGCGGACCGGCTGAAGGTCAGGCCGGAAGCGTTGGCGGAGTTGGTGAGTCTCGTGGCGGGCGGGGAGATCAATCAAACGACGGGGCGCGGCGTCCTGGCGGAGATGTCCGAGAGCGGGAAGTCGGCCGCGGAGATCGTGGCCGCGAAGGGGCTGAAGCAGGTCAGCGACGCGGGGTTCATCGCCGCGATCGTCCGCCAGACGCTGGAGGAATGCCCGGACGAGGCGGCCAGTTACAGGTCCGGGAAGGAAGCGGTGTTGAATTTCCTGTTCGGGCAGGTGATGAAGAAGGCCGCGGGCAAGGCCAATCCGCAGGCGGCGCGGGCCGAGTTGGAGAGACAGTTGAAGGCGTAG
- a CDS encoding FAD-binding protein: MTTFTSLENFGHSLKAQSYLVRPRSADEIHETFQRAKRDGLAVAARGAGRSYNDAAMNGGGIVLDLSGMNQILEWDPATGQARCEPGVTLRQLWQRVLPDGWWPPVVSGTMTTTLGGCLAANIHGKNNFRMGVFGEHVTEFTAILPTGAEVTCSPKKNADLFYAMIGGYGMLGVFTSISLKMKKMESGLLEVRAWPTRTLGEQLQSLEDGAPNHDYIVGWLDCITVGHGQIHAADYLHADDDPDAQKTMTLAYQNLPDRLFGVFPKSLLHYFMTPFANDLGWGAVNLAKYVASLRRHTFRQSHAAFHFLLDYVPNWELSYGRGGLIQYQSFLPKETALPAWTEMLALAKKRNLPSYLGVTKRHRPDAFLLTHAVDGFSLAMDFKVTDANRARLRELTQEFDRIVLSAGGRFYFAKNSETTAETARTFYGEETVEKFKKLKKRCDPNGLLESDLYRRVFGP, translated from the coding sequence ATGACAACCTTCACCTCCCTCGAAAACTTCGGACACTCGCTCAAAGCGCAGTCGTATCTCGTCCGGCCGCGCTCGGCGGACGAAATCCATGAAACCTTCCAGCGCGCCAAACGGGACGGGCTCGCCGTCGCCGCGCGGGGCGCGGGACGCAGTTACAACGACGCAGCCATGAACGGCGGCGGGATCGTCCTCGACCTGTCGGGGATGAATCAAATCCTCGAGTGGGATCCCGCCACAGGTCAGGCGCGATGCGAGCCGGGCGTCACGCTCCGGCAATTGTGGCAGCGCGTCCTGCCCGATGGCTGGTGGCCGCCCGTCGTCTCCGGGACGATGACCACCACGCTGGGAGGCTGTCTCGCCGCGAATATCCACGGGAAGAACAATTTCCGCATGGGCGTTTTCGGCGAACACGTGACCGAGTTCACGGCGATCCTGCCGACGGGCGCGGAAGTCACCTGCTCGCCGAAGAAAAACGCCGACCTGTTTTACGCCATGATCGGCGGCTACGGCATGTTGGGCGTGTTCACTTCGATCAGCCTGAAGATGAAGAAAATGGAATCCGGCCTGCTCGAAGTCCGCGCCTGGCCGACGCGCACGTTGGGCGAACAACTGCAAAGTCTCGAAGACGGCGCGCCGAACCACGATTACATCGTGGGCTGGCTGGACTGCATCACCGTCGGTCATGGACAGATCCACGCCGCCGATTACCTGCACGCGGACGACGACCCCGACGCGCAAAAGACGATGACGCTCGCCTACCAGAACCTGCCCGATCGTCTCTTTGGCGTGTTTCCCAAAAGCCTGCTGCACTATTTTATGACGCCCTTCGCCAACGACCTCGGCTGGGGCGCGGTCAACCTCGCCAAGTACGTCGCCAGCCTGCGCCGTCACACCTTCCGACAAAGCCACGCCGCCTTCCACTTTTTGCTGGACTACGTCCCGAACTGGGAACTCTCCTACGGGCGCGGCGGACTCATCCAATATCAGAGTTTCCTCCCGAAGGAGACTGCGCTTCCCGCCTGGACCGAGATGCTGGCCCTCGCCAAAAAGCGGAATCTCCCCTCCTACCTCGGCGTCACCAAACGCCACCGCCCCGACGCCTTCCTCCTCACCCACGCCGTGGACGGGTTCTCGCTCGCGATGGATTTCAAAGTCACCGACGCGAACCGCGCCCGCCTGCGCGAATTGACGCAGGAATTCGACCGCATTGTCCTCTCCGCGGGCGGACGGTTCTACTTCGCCAAGAACAGCGAAACCACCGCCGAAACCGCGCGGACGTTCTATGGCGAAGAGACGGTGGAAAAATTCAAGAAATTGAAAAAACGCTGCGACCCGAACGGGTTGTTGGAGTCGGATCTGTATCGGCGGGTTTTTGGTCCGTAG
- a CDS encoding lipoyl/octanoyl transferase has product MNLQILDLGLMDYALAWKLQDEYAAEIAAGTRPPTLLLLEHPHTFTFGRKGHAENLLWPPEELTRRGVSVHWVDRGGDVTYHGPGQLVGYPLIQLPPLPAGEGAGVRADYVGYVRDLEKTLIAALARLGVAGGQRSGLSGVWVQADVHSRCARCRPEDKVKPAKIAAIGVKVDAKGVTRHGFALNVNPDMEYWDGIIACGLSEPVIALADLLDPIPAMERVKAEVSAAFRETFERDASN; this is encoded by the coding sequence ATGAACTTGCAAATCCTCGATCTCGGTTTGATGGATTACGCCCTCGCCTGGAAACTCCAGGACGAATACGCGGCGGAGATCGCGGCGGGGACGCGTCCGCCGACTCTCCTGCTCCTCGAACATCCCCACACCTTCACGTTTGGACGAAAAGGCCACGCCGAAAACCTGCTCTGGCCGCCCGAAGAGTTGACGCGGCGCGGCGTCTCCGTCCACTGGGTGGACCGCGGCGGCGACGTCACCTATCACGGGCCGGGGCAGTTGGTGGGCTATCCTCTCATCCAACTCCCCCCTCTCCCCGCGGGAGAGGGGGCGGGGGTACGGGCTGATTACGTCGGCTACGTCCGCGACCTGGAGAAAACCCTCATCGCCGCGCTGGCGCGCCTCGGCGTGGCGGGCGGACAGAGGTCCGGGCTGAGCGGCGTGTGGGTGCAGGCCGACGTCCACTCGCGGTGCGCGCGCTGCCGTCCCGAAGATAAAGTCAAACCCGCCAAGATCGCCGCCATCGGCGTCAAGGTGGACGCGAAAGGGGTGACGCGTCACGGCTTCGCGCTGAACGTCAACCCCGACATGGAATATTGGGACGGCATCATCGCCTGCGGGCTGAGCGAGCCGGTCATCGCGCTGGCCGACCTGCTCGATCCCATCCCCGCGATGGAGCGGGTGAAAGCCGAAGTGAGCGCGGCGTTCCGCGAAACATTCGAGCGGGACGCGTCGAACTGA